CGATTTTGTTTACGGCCTGTGGAAAGAGTTCCCCGACGCGTTCTTCGGCGCGTGGGGCTCGGTCGACCCCTGGCAGGGGCAGAACGCCCTTCATGAAGCGGAAAGAGCCATCACCGAACTGAAGCTGATCGGCCTTAAGTTCCAGCAGTGCACTCAGAAATTCCGCGTCAACGACAGGCGCTTCTATCCGCTGTGGGACCTCTGCCAGCAGCTTGAGGCGCCGGTCCAGTTCCACATCGGCTATACCGGAATGGGCAGCGGCGCCCCCGGCGGCGACGGGCTTTACAGCATGACCTACTGCCAGCCCCTTGACGTCGACGAAGTCGCCGCGGATTTCCCGCGCCTGAAGATCATCGCGCTGCACGTCGGAGAGCCGTGGCCGGAAGTCATCAACCACGTCGCGATGCATAAGACGAACGTGATGCGCGAAACCTCCGGCATGTGGCCCAAATATTTCCCGCAGTGCATGACCTATGACATGAACAGGCGCCTGCAGGACAAGTTCATCTTCGGCTCCGAGTGGGGGGTCTTCAAACTCAGCGAAATTCTGAAGCAGTGGGAAGAGTTGGACCTCAGGCCGGGCATCATGGAAAAGGTCATGTATAAGAACGC
Above is a genomic segment from Synergistes jonesii containing:
- a CDS encoding amidohydrolase family protein → MAKPEGDRTPKTLEERGFHIIDVHAHPFVKGGYPPAMKAMLASRKYTQPHWVGKSGKGTLEDLKAEFDETGHEVMANDARSHGVKMQPVAWDATSGMGEPPTSNDFVYGLWKEFPDAFFGAWGSVDPWQGQNALHEAERAITELKLIGLKFQQCTQKFRVNDRRFYPLWDLCQQLEAPVQFHIGYTGMGSGAPGGDGLYSMTYCQPLDVDEVAADFPRLKIIALHVGEPWPEVINHVAMHKTNVMRETSGMWPKYFPQCMTYDMNRRLQDKFIFGSEWGVFKLSEILKQWEELDLRPGIMEKVMYKNALNFLGERFEKCGLDLSPWKGLV